The Haematobia irritans isolate KBUSLIRL chromosome 1, ASM5000362v1, whole genome shotgun sequence DNA segment gaatgagtccattgctgcgcatgatgtaaaagttagcataacaccggaattatatgtttgttagatgggcgttacaaattgacggtatccatttggaaaagctgaagaagacgacaatgtaccacatgtcGTTAAAGCTGTTGCCGAATGTGGTAAGACACCAGGAGTAGAGCGGCTAGCGTtatattcttaacaattattagtgtccagTGCTGTGTGAGATTTggttgcaaaacaatttaaaaactggtagaaaaaacttttcaaaacaattatcatgaatgcgtgtgtgtaaacaatctaatcagctgctgcgtatacatatgtaataattttatgacgtttggcgatgttgtcaattaaatttcggagaaataaacgcgaaaattttccaaaatggctgttttcttccttcgaaatctattgtcaacactctcatttttcaacgcgaaagaatgattttttcgtgccaataaacatagtacctacctttaccagttattccggacgacagtgctcgtgtcgaacatatcccatatattgtgcacattataagttaagtccgaaggcataatcgatactgctgaatgtttatgggatcgataacacatttaccgattatttagtcatcgccgacatgtcgtatcgatccgacacactgtaagattctttacaaacaccgacattccgtccggaataactgatagtctgtaaagcgtatTAGGGtattgttttgtcaaagttttctcataccctgccaacattttttgaatttgggggcgcttctgagaatcgccagtacgtcgaaaacaatcatatacgatatcaaaaactcgtcggaaaagcgccgtcactattgagaagttgtaccacgccaagttactacaaaaaggtttcgcatgagtgcaattattaggtgcctttaaggccggtatgcacctctagcgaaattttcggtagcaaaaacttatttaagtctacaacaaaagaaCAGggatgtgtacacaaattttaaaccagctaatcgcttttaaaaattgttaattatgttccaaatattcctcaaataatttttttattatttacagaccttttaaaatttttacgcacacaatgattgtaataaattaaatgtttgctgccaaaacatgcttttgacaaccctgttattttcattagaggtgcgtaccagcttacgaaattgaacgctaccgaaaatttcgttagcataaatagcaatgcatttcttatgggaatgaaatttttcgctagaggtgcataccggcctttatagatcaatttagaacgacgccaataagagaccctccaaacaatcagaaaaagcacattttaagatagtggtaaaagaatcattgtggtcgagtaaaacacgtttgtttagatatttattaatttgattaatcatttacaaattcttaaaaatataacatttataccactatcacatcacatttaacataattttttgcattaatgatgatgtagagttacaagtagcgagttacatgttgcagcgtctatcagccagtgtttttattcgatggaggcagcgtgtctgtaaaatatttgaaaagcaatctctttattccatttggaaaatcaaaaattgttcaccaatatacctttcacaattttaagcgtaaaatctatgttttcagaactttattttcgtttttatttaaataaaatattacaagctggttgcgcttggcgtttcacaaaaaataaaatggcttttgtaaaagtagtgatggcaaaatacatgtatgaagtacattttgtactttatgatatgctgccccccatcacagtaggatggttgtagtgacatttacgagtctgtggtagcgatgaagatgaaattgaactttgaaatgctggcagggtattatcttcaacaccttttcaaagatttagtcaacattttggcaaattggaagtaattcgcaaacaatttgaagatgtattgaagatgagctagttcaatttatgttgaaaattatatttaccctcaaggaagggatgcacctctagcgaaaaatgtcattcctataagaaatgcattgctatttatgctaacgaaattttcggtagcgttcaatttcgtaagttggtacgcacctctaatgaaaataacagggttgtcaaaagcatattttggcagcaaacatttaattttttacaatcattgtgtgcgtaaaagttttaaaagttctgtaaataataaacaatttatttgaggaatatttggaacatccctgccagcatttcaacgtTCCATTTTATCCtcatcgtaagtgacactgcaactatcgccaactgtgatggggtaaatatatcaaaaagtacatggaagtattttgccatcactattgttacaagagccattttatattttgtgaagcaccaagcacaactagcttcttatattttatttaaataaaaatgacaatGAAGTGctaaaaacatagttatttcgcttaaaattgtgaaaggtatattggtgaacaatttttgactttccaaatggaataaagtgatagtttttcaatttttttccagacacgctgcctccattgggaataaaagcactggctgatagacgctacaacatgtaacttgcaacttgtaactcaacatcaatcttttattaatgcataaaaatatgttaaatgtgatgtgatagtcgtataaatgtcatatttatgagaatttataaatgtttaataaaattaataatcatctaAAAATcgggttttacttgaccacaatgatttttttacaactatcttaaaattaactttttctgattgtttgagggggctcttattggcgtcgttctaaatttattaaaaaagacacctaataattgcactcatgcgatacttttttgtagtaacttggcgtggtacaacttctcaatagtgacggcgcttttccgaggagttttggatatcgtatacgactgttttcgacgtagtggggattctcagaagcgccccaaaTTCCTGTGTTTACTGGGACTCGACTACCGCTATTGTTATgtttacacacaaaattttaaggaaacccgcttacttggcaacactggtttatTTGTTTACATTGCAGCAATATAAAATAAGCTGCTCGAGAGAGTTTTGTGAGAAAAGCCAACTATTCTATCCATATTCATAAGTAGTGATCAATTTCTTTTTATCCAATCGCGGTTATTGAACTCTTTTACGACaacgaaaaaataaatatagccAGTCACAACCTATTGAACCCACTAAACAGGCATGCGAAATATGAAAGACCCCAAAGCGATTAGTTATTCTATTGTTTGTTGTTATGCATGCTAGCTTAGGTGGCATTAAGTGGATGTATTGCTTAACTAAAGTACAACACGTTTAGCggacaaccaaccaaccaaccacggAAAATGTCGAATCGCGTACCCGACGTCATTAtatggtaaatatttttttattttgtaccaCGTTACTATTCCACTGATAACTATGTTTTAGCGGGTTTTTTGTTTTGACCTTATTGATTATACATTTCTTCTCCGATATATTGAGAACTGCCTTGGGAGGTGACTATGATTCACACAGAACATTATCTCAACTTGTAGATGCTCAAGCCAAAGAGTACTCATGGATACTAAAACTATTAGTTAATTGCTTCGGCTACAGTTGTGTATTCGTACCTGCTTTCCTCATATACAAATATGTCCAACGCACAAACTACTTGGAGAGGGGAGGTAAGTTTATCTTTAATaatatttcttaattaattatatctatatattttcaataacgAATGCATAGATAAAACCTATATTCATACGGCAGTAAGTATGTGTATAAACGGAAATAGTGGGTCTGATTTGGAACGGgatgaaactttgcaaaaaccgGATGTTACGTTAGTGGCTGGTCCACCGACACAGAAGTCCACACCTCCAAAGCGTTCCAACTCACAAGAGGCTATGCTACTTATATGGTGTTTCTCTGGACTAATGGTGTCCTATTTGACGTGGGGTTTGTTACAAGAAAAGATAATGACACAAGAATATTACAATTTCGATGGAATGAAGTCACATTTTAAAGATTCccaatttttggttttctcAAATCGTATTCTGGCATTTATTGTTGCAATTTTGGTGCTGCAATACAAAAGGCCTATGACAAGACATAAGGCACCTCTTTACAAATATTCTTTTGCCTCATTTTCGAATATAATGAGTGCTTGGTTCCAGTATGAAGCCCTTAAATTTGTCAATTTCCCCACTCAAGTATTGGCAAAATCATGCAAAATAATACCCGTAATGCTAATGGGTAAAATACTTTCGAAGAATAAATATCAATGTTACGAATACTTCACAGCCGTACTAATATCACTCGGAATGATGTTTTTCATGATGGGATCGGCGGACAGCAATAAGACAAATGGAGTTACAACCGTAACAGGAGTTGTACTTTTGGCCTTATATATGATTTTTGATAGTTTCACAGCAAACTGGCAAGGAGATCTTTTCAAGGCTTATGCAATGACACCTTTGCAGATGATGTGCGGAGTAAACTTGTTCTCTACAATATTCACCGCAGCCTCATTAAGCGTACAGGGAGGATTTATAGATTCGCTATCATTCGCAACTGAGGTAAATATGATTAATCGGGTCTGTTTAGCGTAATATGTAAACTTAACGCTTTACACAACCCACTATACTGCATTCTCACACAGAGGAAATATATTGATCAATATCATTGTATATAtgtcatttttatttactttctgTTTTTTCAGCATCCGAAATTTGTGTTCGACATCATAGTTTTATCAATAAGCTCAGCGGTGGGCCAATTATTCATTTTCTACACAATATCAGTTTTTGGACCAGTTGTATTTaccatcataataactttacgcCAGGTAATTAATATAAAACACGTGTATTTGTGTAAATATGTGGTTGTAGCATAGAATTCTGAAAATATGAACGTTCGGATTTGTGaagagtgaaaaaatttaaaataccaaatagtctgttccatttttttttgaatcgctCATATTGTAGCTCTGATTGTTACATGGGGGTTACCAAGCAAAATGTACTTTAAGAGAAAACAAATATCACACTCAAAGATATTAATATCTTTTACAATCATTATATAAAATGAAacgaagatttttttaaatattgtattCTGTAACTTGGCGGCGAAGCTAGCTAGCTTCTGGTATTTTATATTGTAAAAATGATATTTATTaatcattttttattaattttaggcTGCTGCAATATTACTTTCCTGTCTCATCTATCATCACAAAATCTCAATTTTGGGTATTTTAGGAGTTATGGTCGTATTcctagcaattttcatccgtgtTTATTGCAACCAAAGAATCAAAGCAATGCGAAAGAGAGCGGAGGCTCttaaaccaaaaatggcagTGTAGGTCATTATGTGATGCGACTTTAGttcttaaatttatttactCGCTAATGATAGGATGCTAAAACGATTTTATTACTTAAATAAACCATGTTAATATATGTCAATGTgttacatatataaaaattcaactaatgtttttccTTGAAGCATGTATTCTACGTTGACATAGTCTACGTGCAAAAATGTAAGTGAACTGTAAGTCAGGTATTATATTTAGATTTTCcactaaaattcaaaattaaagcgTGAAAATATATAACCATTAGAGATGGTCCTAgtagcaatttttttggttttatactgttaaaaagttgtaaacgtcgaaaacgtTATATACTTGCATAAAACGTAAAAAACGTAGTACATGTCAAAAATCCTTACAGAATACTCAGATTAGatttcaaactatttttttaatatccctTAGTATGAAAACGCcatattgaagaattttttataataatattttgaaatttttattcaaaagtaaCTCGACTTTCTTCCTTAGAACTAGGCATTTGCAAAACGTTTGAATTTAACGCTTTTCAAACTGTGAAAATCGGAATTAGCTACAACGTGTAGGCATACAAAATAGAAACCACATCAATTTAGATTTATgtataaaggtgagtattaagttcgagtttatccgCTTTAATCGccgtttttcacgattacttttctttaataatccattttatatAATACAATCTTTGTGAAAAGTTGCTTTGAGATAttgcccatcaagttataataaaatttgcaacaaagatGTATCATTTGATGCCTttctttactgatttagtttttactttaggctaaactcgaacttagaactcaccttatgcgctttacagactatcagttattccggacgacagtgctcgtgtcgaacatatcccatatattgtgcacactataagttaagtccgaaggcataatcgatactgcaataatatgtctacaaaattttcctttgtaTGCTTCAATATTCGACTCTGTAGTGGTATTCTATTCAATTTTAACGATGAATCGCATCGTTAAGAAGGGATAACAAGAAAAATAACATCCAAGCTATTCAGTAGACGTTTTAAACTACATTTACAATCGTTTAATATCAGCTGCGTTGTTTGCTGTGCAGATCACAATAAATACATCGTTAAGTAAACAACGAAGATTTTTTGGTTGTTTATTTTCTCTAATGAATTGACGTtatcagcagaaaatttcattcatgcaAAATAGGGTCTTTAATTAAGTAGGTTACTGTTAATAGGAAAAAATGGATCCCTTCTCTATTACAAAAAGAGTTTTCtgcaacaatttaaaaatccgaAGGTTCTAAACCGTtctaagaatattgtcgggcggAACTGCCTTGAATGGTCTTAAATTAAAGGGAATTTCATATAGATATCGCTCATTTTTCTCTTCGGGCTTTgtgtatttcttttaaatttgcaaaGAAATTCCCAATTTTGCAAACTGTTTTTGGCATTCCACCGTTTTTCGTAGCAGGGTTGCCAAGCGCAACACATCTTAAACAACAGTTGCTACATATTAGTTACAGAATGACAAGATCGTTAGTGCACTTTTTTCGTAGACAACGTAAACGATGCGAGTCGATATTTGCATTTTTTACTCGTTtttaaggtaggtactatgttcggttttcgagttgaaaaccactttattttcgcgattacttttccttaaataatcaaaattataaatgaaaacaaacttattcctgtaaagtcttgccgaaatctagaggaacaagaaaccacGCATCAATTGTGttgatttatctgctttatattgaactgttttaataaagtaaccacgaaaatttcaacgcgaaaagcgaacatagtacttacctttaagtAGGAATATGCAttcgtaaataaataaatatgaaaaaaatgtggaataaatggttctaaaaatcttgtattattcaaattcttattctgtcaaaaacaaaacaaaagtcaattgatgcgcagtttcttgttcctataGATTCCGGCAATACTTTATAGGAATATGTCGAGGAATAGCAATCGTGAAAATattgtgattttcaactcgaaaatagAAGTTATGATGGCACCACTGGCATCagctgttttaaaaaatatttttgatttggtGTGGTGTTTGTCTACGGTGTTTGTGTTTAtgtatttgcaataaaaaaattgcaatacataaacttcacatcgaataataataataataaacaacgaTGGACGATGTTGACTTACAATTAAACTTTAAGATTTGTTTCGACCATTTTCAACACCGTGAATTGGCAAAGGATGATTTTAAGACACCTGGTGGAAGCAAGGACAACTCACCCAATGATTCAGAGAGTATAGAGGTCGTGGAAACTACTCCAAGCAATCCATTTAAAGGACCCCTACATGAAAGTACTTTAAGTTCAGCCAGCAATAACACGGATTGTGTTGTCCTGGAGAATTATGCCAATGATGATGATTTACATTTTCTACCGGATGACGATGACTTGGAAAGTGATGTTGATGAAGTATTTATAAGAGAGAATTCTGACGATAATGAAGACTTTACTCTCCTGCGAAAGCCAGCTAAGAAATCACGTCGTATTTGCAAGTGTGAGGAATCAATAAACGAAGATATAACGCTGTCAAGTTCCGAAAATGCTTTAAAGCAACCCACATATTCTGGTACTGATTCCGATGTCGAAGTTTTGATGTCCGAAGAAGTTGTTGAAAAGTCAATAGCAGCATTTGATAATGAAGGTGACGACGGTGGAAAGAACGGCTGTGTTGTGAAGAATGAATCCTTAGCCGATAAAGGATGTGACAGAGatcatttgttaaaaattattcagCAACAAGAATGTCGTATTAAAGCCCTCGAAGATACATTGGAAAGGTATCATAGAGCACAGCAGCGACTTTTTGAACATGTCGATGCATTACGCTTAGAACTAAGCGAAATGAGAATAGCGGACCCGATTTCAGctgtaaatgaaaataaaaattcctgcTTGGAATAATATTTATAAGCGCTTAATTGTTAACCCTATCGATAATGAATTTTATCATTTCAAGGtgtgtattaagatcgagtttagccgctaattttcactaaagtgaaaactaaatcagtaaaaaagtcataaaattatacatatttgttgcagatttcattataacttgatggggaatatcccaaagcaaattttcacaaagtttgtattcattaaaatggattattgaagaaaagtaatcgtgaaaaaatgaagattttagcggctaaactcgaacttaatactcaccttcatTTAAAAAGTGGGTGGGTGTTTTAA contains these protein-coding regions:
- the sll gene encoding adenosine 3'-phospho 5'-phosphosulfate transporter 1; this encodes MSNRVPDVIICGFFVLTLLIIHFFSDILRTALGGDYDSHRTLSQLVDAQAKEYSWILKLLVNCFGYSCVFVPAFLIYKYVQRTNYLERGDKTYIHTAVSMCINGNSGSDLERDETLQKPDVTLVAGPPTQKSTPPKRSNSQEAMLLIWCFSGLMVSYLTWGLLQEKIMTQEYYNFDGMKSHFKDSQFLVFSNRILAFIVAILVLQYKRPMTRHKAPLYKYSFASFSNIMSAWFQYEALKFVNFPTQVLAKSCKIIPVMLMGKILSKNKYQCYEYFTAVLISLGMMFFMMGSADSNKTNGVTTVTGVVLLALYMIFDSFTANWQGDLFKAYAMTPLQMMCGVNLFSTIFTAASLSVQGGFIDSLSFATEHPKFVFDIIVLSISSAVGQLFIFYTISVFGPVVFTIIITLRQAAAILLSCLIYHHKISILGILGVMVVFLAIFIRVYCNQRIKAMRKRAEALKPKMAV